A genome region from Pyramidobacter piscolens W5455 includes the following:
- a CDS encoding MATE family efflux transporter has translation MRDQSTLLTQGPIAKTLAAFALPLFLGNLFQQMYNTVDSLVVGNFIGSDALAAVASSGHTAFLLIGFLQGVFVGAGVIIARYYGARDAERLRISVHTTVFFALLGGGLLSALGVVFSPVILKLMGTPETVLPNSLVYFRIYFGGLLSAVLYNCVNGILQALGDSRHPLYYLIFSSLVNVALDLVFVVVFRWGVAGVAVATVVSQAASAALGFYHLSRHGGEARVSWRDLRPDWPMLKQILRMGVPSGLQNSIISFANMVVQSHINSFGAMAMAGSGTFLKLEGFAFLPISSFALSITTFIGQNMGACQHERARRGAVFALCAGAVMAQLLALLILFNIRPLMMAFGAEPEVVAFGVAQARIATPFYFLPAMSHCMAGILRGLGKAVVPMLVMLVCWCLIRVGYLSVALRINHDIRLLYAAYPIT, from the coding sequence ATGAGAGATCAATCCACGCTGCTCACGCAGGGCCCCATCGCCAAAACGCTGGCCGCGTTTGCGCTGCCGCTCTTTCTCGGCAACCTGTTCCAGCAGATGTACAACACGGTCGATTCGCTGGTGGTCGGCAACTTCATCGGCAGCGACGCCCTCGCCGCCGTCGCCTCGTCGGGACACACGGCCTTTCTGCTGATCGGCTTCCTGCAAGGCGTGTTCGTCGGCGCCGGCGTGATTATCGCCCGTTATTACGGCGCGCGCGATGCCGAACGGCTGCGCATTTCCGTGCACACCACGGTGTTCTTCGCGCTCCTGGGCGGCGGGCTGCTGTCGGCGCTTGGAGTCGTCTTCTCGCCCGTCATCCTCAAGCTGATGGGCACGCCGGAGACCGTGTTGCCCAACTCGCTGGTCTACTTTCGCATCTACTTCGGCGGCTTGCTCTCCGCGGTGCTTTACAACTGCGTCAACGGCATCCTCCAGGCGCTCGGCGACAGTCGGCATCCGTTGTATTACCTGATTTTCTCCTCGCTGGTCAACGTGGCGCTGGACCTGGTTTTCGTGGTCGTTTTCCGCTGGGGCGTGGCCGGAGTGGCGGTCGCCACGGTGGTCTCGCAGGCGGCCAGCGCCGCGCTGGGGTTTTATCATCTGAGCCGTCACGGCGGCGAAGCGCGCGTATCGTGGCGCGATCTGCGCCCCGACTGGCCGATGCTGAAACAGATTCTGCGCATGGGCGTTCCCTCGGGGCTGCAGAACTCCATCATCTCTTTTGCAAACATGGTCGTCCAGTCGCACATCAACTCTTTCGGCGCCATGGCCATGGCCGGCAGCGGCACGTTTCTGAAACTGGAGGGTTTCGCCTTCCTGCCCATTTCCAGTTTTGCCCTGTCGATCACGACCTTTATCGGTCAGAACATGGGAGCGTGCCAGCATGAGCGGGCACGCCGCGGCGCCGTCTTCGCGCTCTGCGCCGGAGCGGTCATGGCACAGCTGCTGGCGCTGCTGATCCTCTTCAACATCCGCCCGCTGATGATGGCTTTCGGCGCCGAACCGGAGGTCGTCGCGTTCGGCGTCGCGCAGGCGCGCATCGCCACGCCGTTTTACTTTCTGCCGGCGATGTCTCATTGCATGGCGGGCATTCTGCGCGGTTTGGGCAAGGCCGTCGTACCGATGCTGGTCATGCTGGTGTGCTGGTGTCTGATCCGCGTCGGCTATCTGTCGGTCGCGCTGCGCATCAACCACGACAT